From the Thermovirga lienii DSM 17291 genome, one window contains:
- a CDS encoding putative transcriptional acitvator, Baf family (PFAM: Bordetella pertussis Bvg accessory factor family~TIGRFAM: pantothenate kinase, type III~COGs: COG1521 Putative transcriptional regulator protein~InterPro IPR004619~KEGG: aco:Amico_1378 putative transcriptional acitvator, Baf family~PFAM: Bvg accessory factor~SPTR: Putative transcriptional acitvator, Baf family;~TIGRFAM: transcriptional activator, Baf family) translates to MMLLVVDIGNTHTVVGVFKREDLVCHWRLRSHNRTPDEIGVYLLNLLKVGEIPIDKIEGAVISSVVPPLDYPWSFGIKQYLGVDSLMVSSKLDLGIKIAYKNPSEVGADRLVNAVAGLVKYPAPMAIVDFGTAITLDVVSREREYLGGVIAPGLATSVEALFGRTAKLPKVSFEVPKTVIGQNTMESIQAGILYGFAGLVDHLVEKVEEELEQKVTVIATGGDAQRIASLSGKIQHVDPWLTLEGLRFIYERNKNGSKEV, encoded by the coding sequence GTGATGCTTTTAGTTGTAGATATAGGGAATACCCATACAGTGGTGGGGGTTTTCAAAAGAGAAGATCTTGTGTGTCACTGGAGGTTGAGATCTCACAATAGGACGCCGGATGAGATAGGCGTCTATCTTTTGAACCTCCTCAAGGTCGGCGAAATCCCTATCGATAAAATAGAAGGTGCAGTCATTAGTAGTGTGGTTCCACCGCTGGATTATCCATGGTCTTTTGGGATAAAGCAGTACTTGGGTGTGGATTCTCTCATGGTGAGCAGTAAGTTGGATTTGGGTATCAAAATTGCTTACAAGAACCCTTCGGAAGTCGGTGCTGACAGGTTGGTCAATGCCGTGGCTGGATTGGTGAAGTATCCTGCTCCCATGGCTATAGTGGATTTTGGCACAGCCATAACCCTGGATGTGGTCTCACGGGAAAGGGAATACCTCGGAGGTGTGATAGCTCCGGGCCTTGCGACCAGTGTGGAGGCGCTATTTGGAAGGACTGCCAAGTTGCCCAAAGTTTCCTTTGAGGTTCCGAAAACGGTTATCGGACAAAACACCATGGAATCCATTCAGGCAGGGATTTTATATGGATTTGCAGGACTGGTCGATCACTTGGTCGAGAAGGTAGAGGAGGAGTTGGAACAAAAGGTCACGGTTATAGCGACGGGAGGAGACGCTCAACGGATAGCTTCTCTGTCGGGAAAAATTCAGCATGTTGACCCCTGGCTTACGTTGGAAGGCCTTCGGTTTATTTATGAGAGAAACAAGAATGGTTCCAAAGAGGTATAG
- a CDS encoding hypothetical protein (KEGG: aco:Amico_1382 hypothetical protein~SPTR: Putative uncharacterized protein), with amino-acid sequence MRINPLKLLVFTLILLSSLIISNPSGEAINKTTLPSLEGWKMDSLFSVPLKSAKGMEGWWSEATYSNPPNPIIKVVIIEGPNVPWSNLKYIEASPDNEDLFDSEATYELIQINGKKGVLESHPLLGNTLALSLTPQTTITMETKGPKSYLLQFSQLLLQTIPEETD; translated from the coding sequence TTGAGGATAAACCCTTTGAAGCTTTTGGTTTTCACGTTGATTCTACTATCAAGTTTGATCATTTCAAACCCCTCTGGGGAAGCAATAAACAAAACAACTCTACCCTCCCTGGAGGGCTGGAAGATGGATAGCTTGTTCTCCGTACCATTAAAGTCAGCAAAAGGAATGGAAGGATGGTGGAGCGAAGCAACTTACAGCAACCCACCCAATCCAATCATAAAAGTGGTCATCATCGAAGGCCCTAACGTTCCCTGGTCGAACCTGAAATATATTGAAGCTTCTCCAGATAACGAAGATCTTTTCGATAGCGAAGCCACATATGAGTTAATACAAATAAACGGCAAAAAAGGCGTGCTGGAAAGCCATCCCCTTTTGGGGAACACCCTAGCGCTTTCCCTCACGCCTCAGACAACTATAACCATGGAAACCAAGGGACCTAAAAGTTACCTATTGCAATTCTCTCAGTTGCTCCTACAAACAATACCGGAAGAAACCGACTGA
- a CDS encoding RNA modification enzyme, MiaB family (PFAM: TRAM domain; Radical SAM superfamily; Uncharacterized protein family UPF0004~TIGRFAM: tRNA-N(6)-(isopentenyl)adenosine-37 thiotransferase enzyme MiaB; radical SAM methylthiotransferase, MiaB/RimO family~COGs: COG0621 2-methylthioadenine synthetase~InterProIPR020612: IPR013848: IPR007197: IPR002792: IPR 005839: IPR006463: IPR006638~KEGG: aco:Amico_1381 RNA modification enzyme, MiaB family~PFAM: Radical SAM domain protein; protein of unknown function UPF0004 ; deoxyribonuclease/rho motif-related TRAM~SMART: Elongator protein 3/MiaB/NifB~SPTR: RNA modification enzyme, MiaB family;~TIGRFAM: RNA modification enzyme, MiaB family; tRNA-i(6)A37 thiotransferase enzyme MiaB) — MNSYAIKVYGCQMNVYDAERLRTAMAKEGFSEVSLEEKPELVIFVTCSIREKAEQKVWSEIGRLDSQWRRKGAPKVAVIGCMAQRLGSKFMDRFKSVCLVAGPRNLGKVPEALSNIAKNEERVLLLDDPRELSDLDCPPLRRDNPWRAYITIAHGCDNFCTYCIVPFTRGRFRSRAPEEIFKEIDFLVADGVREIILLGQNVNSYGADFDNGYRFSNLLRDVASDERVDLVRFLTSHPKDFTEDIVDVMASNSKICPAINLPIQSGSDRILSLMNRGYTVEQYAKIVETIRNKLEEVAITSDLIVGFPGETEEDFNASVDALKRFRFDLVHTAAYSPREGTAGAKMKDQLSEEEKYRRLNIVNELQNKISYEINASLKGKKYKVLLDSLPPKGEGLLQGRTPTDKVVLVEGDPGLLGKFVEVSITEAEHWCLRGKLEKIIG; from the coding sequence GTGAATAGTTACGCGATAAAAGTATATGGCTGCCAGATGAATGTATATGATGCAGAACGGCTCAGGACCGCTATGGCAAAGGAAGGATTCAGCGAGGTGTCTTTGGAGGAAAAGCCTGAGCTGGTGATATTTGTCACGTGCAGCATTAGAGAGAAGGCAGAACAGAAGGTTTGGAGTGAAATAGGAAGGTTGGATTCCCAGTGGAGAAGGAAAGGGGCACCTAAGGTGGCCGTTATTGGTTGTATGGCTCAGAGGCTGGGAAGCAAGTTCATGGATAGGTTCAAGAGCGTTTGCCTGGTTGCGGGTCCGAGAAACCTTGGAAAGGTCCCTGAGGCTCTTTCCAACATTGCAAAGAACGAGGAGAGGGTTTTGTTGTTGGATGACCCAAGGGAGCTTTCGGATCTAGATTGCCCTCCTTTGAGGCGGGATAACCCTTGGAGGGCTTATATAACTATAGCTCACGGCTGTGACAATTTCTGCACTTACTGCATAGTGCCTTTTACTAGAGGCAGGTTCCGTTCCAGGGCTCCTGAGGAAATTTTCAAAGAAATAGATTTTCTGGTGGCTGACGGAGTAAGAGAGATAATTCTGCTGGGACAAAACGTCAACTCTTACGGTGCCGATTTTGATAACGGATATAGGTTTTCCAATTTGCTTAGAGACGTAGCCTCGGATGAAAGGGTGGATCTGGTGAGGTTCTTGACCTCCCACCCAAAGGATTTTACGGAAGACATAGTGGATGTTATGGCATCGAATTCGAAGATCTGTCCAGCCATAAATTTGCCCATCCAGTCAGGAAGCGACAGAATTCTATCTTTGATGAACAGGGGCTATACGGTTGAGCAATATGCGAAAATAGTTGAGACAATAAGAAACAAGCTGGAAGAGGTTGCCATAACCAGCGACCTGATAGTAGGTTTTCCGGGAGAAACCGAAGAGGATTTCAATGCTTCAGTGGATGCCCTCAAGCGTTTTCGGTTCGACCTTGTGCACACAGCAGCATATTCGCCTAGGGAGGGAACCGCTGGGGCCAAGATGAAAGACCAGCTTTCAGAGGAAGAAAAATATAGGCGTCTCAACATTGTTAACGAGCTACAAAACAAGATATCTTATGAGATAAATGCAAGTTTGAAGGGCAAGAAATATAAAGTGCTTTTGGACAGTTTGCCGCCCAAAGGTGAAGGGTTGTTGCAGGGAAGGACACCTACAGACAAGGTGGTTTTGGTGGAAGGAGACCCTGGACTTCTGGGTAAGTTCGTAGAGGTGAGCATAACTGAAGCAGAGCACTGGTGCCTCCGAGGCAAATTGGAAAAGATCATTGGTTAA
- a CDS encoding carbamoyl-phosphate synthase, large subunit (PFAM: Carbamoyl-phosphate synthase L chain, ATP binding domain; MGS-like domain; Carbamoyl-phosphate synthetase large chain, oligomerisation domain; Carbamoyl-phosphate synthase L chain, N-terminal domain~TIGRFAM: carbamoyl-phosphate synthase, large subunit~COGs: COG0458 Carbamoylphosphate synthase large subunit (split gene in MJ)~InterProIPR005483: IPR005479: IPR005481: IPR005480: IPR 011607: IPR011761: IPR006275~KEGG: adg:Adeg_0373 carbamoyl-phosphate synthase, large subunit~PFAM: Carbamoyl-phosphate synthase L chain ATP-binding; Carbamoyl-phosphate synthetase large chain domain protein; Carbamoyl-phosphate synthetase large chain oligomerisation; MGS domain protein~SPTR: Carbamoyl-phosphate synthase, large subunit;~TIGRFAM: carbamoyl-phosphate synthase, large subunit), with protein MLKNNMEKLNILIIGSGPIRIGQAAEFDYSGSQACRAVKEEGHRVILLNSNPATIQTDVSVADVVYIRPITAEVVEEILKAHRPDGVIATLGGQVALNLLVELDEKGVWDKYGVSILGTSADSVRKAEGRNAFRDLMRSIGEPVVDSAYVSNPEDALDFAKEEHFPFIVRPDFTLGGTGGGVAFDAQQLVRITEEGLRASPVHRVLVERYLKNWREIELEVVRDNAGNKLCVCGMENVDPMGVHTGDSIVVAPVLTLPDAFWQRLRSSAFRIVDAIGIKGACNVQFAVSPSLDEYVVIEVNPRASRSSALASKATGYPIARVAAKIAMGINLTDMPNPVTGVGSALAEPALDYVVVKFPRWPFEKFPEAEPTVGTRMKSTGEVMAIGGNYIEALLKAIRSLDLPYGLDNPEVSSMSDDELLRELVNPTHRRMWATFELLKRGYAGETISEKSGIHKFFIDQAKVIVDICKKLSSEGPDPVTLSKARRLGFSQEDISRYCGLSIEDLERYEGWSSIAKAYREVDSTAGEVPSASGYWYSTCSGSSDELKEHCKGKTIAVLGSGPIRIGQGVEFDYCCVKAIEAIRKLGYRAVMINNNPETVSTDHDMSDALYFEPLTVEDVMPILEREGALGVFACFGGQTALKLGLGLEKNGIKLLGMPASAVEAAEDRGSFSELLTSLNISQPKGIAVSSVEEALSWVRENGFPVMVRPSFVIGGLAMQVVYNEEELSEVLERIIGPNEGAKVLVDQFLPGKEFEVDALCDGDEVFIPGIFEHLDPAGVHSGDSISIFPDISLSCRQREKIKDITTRLAKALGVKGLINIQFVISGGETYVIEANPRASRTVPIAAKLSGVPLVEIAVAIAMGKKLKDFGLKKEEGAPTGPFGVKVPVFSTEKLPGVDNRLGPAMQSTGESLGVADTIAEALKEGFEGAGWKIPQKGKILFTVSDEYKSQVAPIAGTFKALGWEIYATEGTGRVLEKWGIHCKREPKGDELIKDIKKHKWDVIFNVPSGNSRSLGDGFQIRRAAIELGVPCVNSIEVLQALAISLAARS; from the coding sequence ATGTTGAAAAACAATATGGAGAAACTAAACATTTTGATAATAGGTTCAGGACCTATAAGGATAGGCCAGGCTGCGGAATTTGATTATTCAGGCAGTCAAGCTTGTCGAGCGGTAAAAGAGGAAGGACACCGAGTCATACTCCTAAACAGCAATCCTGCTACGATTCAGACCGACGTAAGCGTGGCTGATGTGGTTTATATAAGGCCCATCACTGCAGAGGTTGTGGAGGAAATATTAAAAGCTCACAGGCCCGACGGAGTTATAGCAACCTTGGGTGGGCAGGTGGCTTTGAACCTTCTTGTGGAGCTGGACGAAAAGGGCGTTTGGGACAAATACGGAGTTTCTATATTAGGAACCTCAGCGGATTCAGTCAGAAAAGCTGAGGGCAGGAATGCCTTCAGAGATTTGATGAGATCCATTGGAGAGCCTGTCGTAGATAGCGCCTATGTCTCGAATCCAGAGGATGCTTTGGATTTTGCCAAGGAAGAGCATTTTCCCTTCATAGTTCGCCCTGATTTTACTCTCGGTGGTACCGGAGGAGGAGTGGCATTTGATGCCCAACAACTTGTAAGAATCACCGAGGAGGGTTTGCGGGCCTCTCCTGTTCATAGGGTTTTGGTAGAAAGATACCTTAAAAATTGGCGAGAGATAGAGCTTGAAGTTGTGCGGGATAATGCGGGCAATAAGCTCTGTGTCTGCGGCATGGAGAACGTAGATCCCATGGGGGTCCATACCGGCGATAGTATCGTTGTGGCTCCCGTTCTGACCTTGCCAGATGCCTTTTGGCAGCGCCTTCGTTCGTCAGCCTTCAGGATCGTGGATGCTATCGGCATAAAAGGCGCCTGCAACGTCCAGTTTGCTGTGTCCCCTTCGCTGGATGAGTACGTGGTGATAGAGGTAAATCCGAGGGCCAGCAGGTCCAGCGCCCTAGCCAGCAAGGCCACAGGGTACCCTATAGCTAGGGTGGCTGCAAAAATAGCCATGGGTATAAATTTGACCGATATGCCAAACCCCGTGACAGGTGTTGGAAGCGCCCTTGCGGAGCCGGCATTGGATTATGTGGTAGTCAAATTCCCTAGATGGCCTTTTGAGAAATTTCCTGAGGCAGAGCCCACTGTGGGAACAAGAATGAAATCCACTGGTGAGGTTATGGCGATTGGAGGAAATTACATTGAAGCTCTGCTCAAGGCCATTAGGTCCCTGGATTTGCCTTATGGACTTGATAATCCTGAGGTTTCTTCCATGAGCGATGACGAGTTGCTTAGGGAGCTTGTTAATCCAACTCATAGAAGGATGTGGGCTACCTTTGAGCTTTTGAAGCGAGGCTATGCAGGAGAAACCATATCTGAAAAGTCCGGAATTCATAAGTTCTTCATAGATCAGGCCAAAGTAATTGTGGATATATGTAAGAAACTTTCATCTGAAGGGCCTGATCCGGTGACTTTGAGCAAGGCGCGCAGGCTAGGTTTTTCCCAGGAGGACATCAGTAGATACTGCGGTCTGAGTATTGAGGATCTTGAAAGATATGAGGGTTGGAGCTCTATCGCTAAGGCATACCGGGAGGTGGACAGCACGGCAGGCGAGGTGCCTTCTGCTTCCGGGTATTGGTACAGCACCTGTTCCGGGTCAAGTGATGAACTGAAAGAGCATTGTAAGGGCAAGACAATAGCCGTGTTGGGTTCTGGCCCCATAAGAATAGGCCAAGGGGTTGAATTCGATTATTGCTGCGTGAAGGCCATAGAGGCCATACGAAAGCTAGGCTACAGGGCGGTAATGATAAACAACAACCCTGAAACGGTCAGCACGGATCACGATATGTCGGATGCTTTGTACTTTGAGCCCCTTACGGTAGAGGATGTTATGCCTATCCTAGAAAGAGAAGGAGCCTTAGGGGTTTTCGCGTGCTTTGGTGGACAGACTGCGTTGAAGCTCGGATTGGGACTTGAAAAAAATGGCATAAAGCTTTTGGGAATGCCCGCTTCAGCGGTGGAGGCTGCAGAGGACAGAGGCAGTTTTTCAGAGCTTTTGACGAGTTTGAATATATCTCAACCTAAAGGCATAGCCGTAAGCTCCGTAGAGGAGGCTCTGTCGTGGGTCAGGGAAAACGGTTTCCCCGTTATGGTTAGGCCCAGTTTCGTTATAGGCGGTCTTGCCATGCAGGTTGTCTATAACGAGGAAGAGCTTTCGGAGGTGCTGGAAAGGATTATAGGGCCTAATGAAGGAGCGAAGGTCCTTGTGGATCAATTTTTGCCGGGCAAGGAGTTTGAGGTAGATGCTCTTTGTGATGGCGACGAGGTATTCATCCCCGGTATTTTCGAACACCTGGATCCTGCTGGGGTTCATTCAGGGGATTCCATATCGATATTCCCCGACATATCACTATCTTGTCGCCAAAGAGAGAAGATTAAAGATATAACAACAAGGTTAGCGAAGGCTTTGGGCGTGAAAGGCCTTATAAATATTCAATTTGTTATATCCGGTGGGGAAACGTATGTAATAGAGGCTAATCCCAGGGCTAGCAGGACTGTCCCAATAGCGGCCAAACTTTCAGGTGTTCCGCTGGTTGAGATAGCTGTCGCCATAGCCATGGGTAAGAAATTAAAAGATTTCGGACTGAAGAAAGAAGAGGGTGCTCCAACAGGTCCCTTTGGTGTCAAGGTGCCCGTTTTTTCGACTGAAAAACTGCCTGGCGTTGATAATCGTCTGGGACCTGCAATGCAATCCACTGGAGAGTCTCTTGGGGTTGCTGATACCATTGCGGAGGCCCTCAAAGAGGGCTTTGAAGGAGCCGGATGGAAGATTCCCCAAAAAGGTAAGATATTGTTCACCGTGAGCGATGAATATAAATCCCAAGTTGCGCCAATCGCGGGAACTTTTAAGGCTCTAGGATGGGAGATTTACGCTACCGAAGGCACCGGAAGAGTGCTTGAAAAATGGGGGATCCACTGCAAGAGGGAACCTAAAGGCGATGAACTGATAAAAGACATAAAAAAGCACAAGTGGGACGTTATATTCAATGTACCTTCGGGTAATTCCAGATCCTTGGGGGATGGATTCCAAATAAGGAGAGCTGCCATTGAATTGGGTGTTCCATGCGTAAACAGCATAGAGGTGCTGCAGGCTTTGGCGATCTCTTTGGCTGCCAGATCCTGA
- a CDS encoding ComEC/Rec2-related protein (PFAM: Competence protein~TIGRFAM: ComEC/Rec2-related protein~InterPro IPR004477~KEGG: aco:Amico_1379 ComEC/Rec2-related protein~PFAM: ComEC/Rec2-related protein~SPTR: ComEC/Rec2-related protein;~TIGRFAM: ComEC/Rec2-related protein), giving the protein MAAGFWATLYLYGKGLPIWACCVVGFLFFVFLVLSGTPEPPPGFVPFFVILSLVFLSVVLYSVFRLDLDQRKILPAQVVKTKGTIVFERPWGRWRSLIVDAEDGKRYLIKISPLRPFREGDIVEISGKSESFKLDFSKGFNESLYWKTKGVDQVLTSPRVTVVGSSGFSLSRWRRLLREKLLLSLPPNTRGYLLAAWLGVRDPVLQDAHARWGTSHILAISGFHVGLLVFLVAFFAKRAVWLQSIVLWLYVLASGAQVSAVRAAVMIQIFLLAKVVGRPSKALNTVCIASVLLLLIRPLWFWDLGFRLSVMAALTLSVVGAGSIAWRKLIVLPAVWFTTGVLISRSFGGVPIAGIIINMLAIPFFSFILPLGSFLAVFPVVFGGAGTWEYFVLPVEFLLSLWHNFADMIASILPVTVGAKFFPFPIVALMIMYFVYKRSWGAGLLSVCLSVCVAVFVALIDSILP; this is encoded by the coding sequence TTGGCGGCGGGGTTTTGGGCAACCCTTTATCTATACGGTAAAGGGTTGCCCATTTGGGCATGTTGTGTAGTTGGTTTTTTGTTCTTTGTCTTTCTTGTCCTTTCAGGCACTCCAGAACCTCCTCCAGGTTTTGTTCCCTTTTTTGTGATTCTGAGTCTGGTTTTTTTGTCTGTTGTGCTTTATTCGGTCTTTAGATTGGATTTGGACCAAAGGAAAATTTTGCCCGCGCAAGTAGTAAAAACGAAAGGCACTATAGTATTCGAGAGGCCTTGGGGAAGATGGCGCTCCTTGATCGTCGATGCTGAGGATGGCAAAAGATACTTGATAAAGATCTCGCCTTTAAGACCATTTAGAGAGGGAGACATTGTGGAGATTTCAGGTAAATCTGAATCTTTCAAGCTGGACTTCTCGAAAGGTTTCAATGAAAGCCTGTACTGGAAGACCAAGGGGGTAGATCAAGTTTTGACCTCCCCTAGGGTTACTGTGGTGGGTAGTAGTGGCTTTTCATTGTCTAGGTGGCGGAGGTTATTGAGGGAGAAGCTTCTTTTGTCTTTGCCGCCTAATACAAGAGGCTATCTTTTGGCAGCGTGGCTTGGAGTGAGGGACCCGGTGCTTCAAGATGCTCACGCTAGGTGGGGAACATCGCATATATTGGCTATTTCAGGTTTTCACGTAGGACTTCTTGTCTTTTTAGTCGCCTTTTTTGCAAAAAGAGCTGTTTGGCTTCAATCCATCGTTCTTTGGTTATATGTCTTGGCTTCGGGGGCGCAAGTGAGCGCAGTGAGGGCAGCGGTGATGATTCAGATATTCCTTTTGGCCAAAGTTGTGGGAAGGCCCTCAAAAGCGCTGAACACTGTTTGTATTGCTTCTGTGTTGCTTCTTTTGATAAGACCTCTTTGGTTTTGGGATTTGGGTTTTCGGCTTTCCGTCATGGCGGCCCTCACATTGAGTGTTGTGGGAGCGGGTAGTATTGCTTGGAGAAAATTGATTGTTTTGCCAGCTGTTTGGTTCACCACGGGAGTCCTTATCTCTAGAAGTTTTGGTGGAGTGCCCATAGCAGGTATTATAATAAACATGCTTGCTATCCCATTTTTTAGCTTTATCCTGCCCCTTGGATCGTTTTTGGCCGTTTTCCCTGTTGTTTTTGGCGGGGCAGGAACGTGGGAATATTTTGTCTTGCCTGTGGAGTTTCTTTTGTCTTTGTGGCACAATTTTGCAGATATGATAGCTTCTATTCTACCGGTTACGGTCGGTGCTAAGTTTTTCCCTTTCCCGATCGTAGCTTTGATGATAATGTATTTTGTATATAAAAGATCGTGGGGAGCGGGCCTTTTGTCTGTTTGCCTTTCTGTGTGTGTTGCTGTTTTTGTGGCCTTGATAGATAGCATTTTGCCATAA
- a CDS encoding competence protein ComEA helix-hairpin-helix repeat protein (PFAM: Helix-hairpin-helix motif; SLBB domain~TIGRFAM: competence protein ComEA helix-hairpin-helix repeat region; comEA protein~COGs: COG1555 DNA uptake protein and related DNA-binding protein~InterPro IPR019554: IPR000445: IPR004509: IPR003583~KEGG: aco:Amico_1380 competence protein ComEA helix-hairpin-helix repeat protein~PFAM: Soluble ligand binding domain; helix-hairpin-helix motif~SMART: Helix-hairpin-helix DNA-binding class 1~SPTR: Late competence protein;~TIGRFAM: competence protein ComEA helix-hairpin-helix repeat protein), producing MGLGGNMNKWKPLLLLLGGFLCLFLAAGIIALFAGSWAKEEPKNIAGPALNIKLDDTSNVKDLGVSEDYYANTKVKEAQPWVVYVTGAVRYPGVYKIHKDARVYELVEKAGGLTEEADSEAFNMAAPLFDGAHLHVPRKGDDVPSRPFVSNGEASGIVIEGKGQAVEHKDGKVDINRATAEELESLPGIGPKTAEAIIQYRDSNGPFKCVEDLLSVKGIGPKKLEKIKEHVTITY from the coding sequence ATGGGCCTTGGCGGGAACATGAACAAATGGAAACCCTTACTTCTTTTGCTAGGAGGGTTTCTTTGCCTTTTTTTAGCTGCAGGTATAATCGCTTTGTTTGCCGGGTCGTGGGCTAAAGAGGAACCTAAAAACATAGCAGGCCCTGCGCTCAATATAAAACTGGATGACACTTCAAATGTAAAGGATCTTGGCGTTTCGGAGGATTATTACGCCAATACAAAGGTAAAAGAAGCTCAGCCGTGGGTCGTATATGTCACAGGGGCTGTGAGGTATCCTGGGGTCTACAAGATTCACAAGGACGCACGGGTATATGAGCTGGTGGAGAAAGCTGGCGGGCTTACGGAGGAGGCTGACAGCGAAGCCTTCAACATGGCTGCCCCTCTGTTCGACGGAGCACACTTGCATGTGCCGAGAAAAGGGGACGATGTCCCCAGCAGGCCATTTGTCTCCAATGGTGAGGCATCAGGTATTGTGATTGAAGGGAAAGGCCAGGCAGTAGAACATAAAGATGGGAAAGTGGATATCAACCGTGCAACCGCTGAGGAGTTGGAGTCTTTGCCTGGCATAGGTCCTAAAACAGCTGAGGCAATAATTCAGTACAGAGATAGTAACGGTCCTTTCAAATGTGTGGAAGATCTTCTTTCCGTAAAGGGGATTGGACCCAAGAAGCTGGAAAAAATAAAGGAACATGTGACGATAACCTATTAA